CTCATCCGCCAGGGCTCCCCCGCGCTGGTCGAGCTTGCCGAGGCCAAGCTGTCGGGAGGTGCAGTCTCGGTCGCCGACATCGCCGCCGCGACCAAGCCGATGTTCGCCGCCGACCGCGGCGCACAGATCGACACCATCGTCCTCGCCTGCACCCACTTCCCCCTGCTCGCCGACGAGCTGCGCGCGGCGCATCCCGGCGTCGCCCTGGTCGACGGCGGGCCCGGCATTGCCCGCCGCATCGCCTTCCTCACCCGCGGCCAGCCCTGGCCCGAGGCGCCGCCGCCCGGCATCGCGGTCTTCACCGGCGAGCCGCCGTCGCCGGCGCTGGCGGCCGCACTTGCGCGCTACGGCCTTCATGAGGTGCAGACCCTATAGTCCCTCTCTCTCTCTCTCTCACTCTCTGCCGGGGAGAGGGAGGAAGTTGCGAGTCGTTCGCTATGGAAAATCGCGAGCACGGTCGCTAAAGGCCCGGCCAAGCGAGGCCGATCCTTGAATTACGACGCCATCTTCCAGTCCGCGATCGACCGCCTTCACGAAGAAGGCCGGTACCGCGTGTTCATCGATATCCTGCGCACTAAGGGGCAATATCCCAACGCGCGCTGCTTCGGCGGCAATGGCCCCAAGCCGATCACCGTGTGGTGCTCCAACGACTATCTCGGCATGGGCCAGCACCCGGACGTGATTGCGGCGATGGAGGCCGCGCTGCACGACGTCGGCGCCGGCTCGGGCGGCACGCGCAACATCGGCGGCAACACCCACTTCCACATCCAGCTCGAAGCCGAGCTCGCCGACCTTCACCACAAGGAAGCGGCGCTGCTCTTCACCTCGGGCTATGTCTCGAACGAAGCCGCGCTGTCGACGCTCGGCAAGCTCCTTCCCGGCTGCGTCATCTTCTCTGACGAGCTCAATCACGCCTCGATGATCGCGGGGATCAAGAATTCGGGCTGCGAGAAGCGCGTCTTCAAGCACAATGACCTCGACCATCTCGAGCAATTGCTGCGCGAGGAAGATCCCGAAACGCCCAAGCTGATCGCGTTCGAAAGCGTCTATTCGATGGACGGCGACATCGCGCCGATCGCGGCCATCTGCGACCTCGCCGACAAGTATAACGCCCTCACTTACCTCGACGAAGTCCACGCCGTCGGCATGTACGGCGCGCGCGGCGGCGGGATTTCCGAGCGCGACGGAGTCGCACAGCGGGTAACCCTGATCGAAGGCACGCTCGGCAAGGCGTTCGGCGTGATGGGCGGCTACGTCACCGCGTCACGCATGATCATTGACTGCATTCGCAGCTATGCGCCCGGCTTCATCTTCACCACTTCGCTGTCGCCGGTGCTCGTCGCCGGCGCGCTTGCCAGCGTCCGCCACCTCAAGGTCAGCGCCGCCGAGCGTGAGGCGCAGCAGCAATCGGCGGCGATGCTCAAGGAGAAATTCGGTGAAGCCGGCCTGCCGCTGATGCCCAGCGTCACGCATATCGTGCCGCTGCTGGTCGGCTGCCCGGTCAAGGCCAAGCGCATCAGCGACATCCTGCTTGCCGAATATGGCTTCTACGTTCAGCCGATCAATTTCCCCACCGTCCCGCGCGGGACCGAGCGGCTGCGCTTCACACCCGGTCCCCATCACAGGGCGGACATGATGGACTCGCTGACCGCCGCATTGGTGGAAATCTGGAGCCGCCAGGAGATTCGGCTCGCCGCCTGAACTTCGCACTGTCCTACAGCCGCCACTTTCGGTTAAGCGCGGGCCGTGGCCGCACTTCCTCCAACATTCGTCATTCCGCATGCGCAACGGCTCGCCCCGTTGTCGCGCCTGAGCACGGCGGCGAGCTTTGGCGGCTTTCGCCAAGCGCGGCAGCTTGCCGCAGTTGCGCGCGTGAGCAGTGCGACCTTTAGTGACTTTTCGCCTCTGCGACGGCCTGCCCCGGCCTCGCGCGTGAACACCGCGACCTTTTGTGACTTTCCGCTGCCCGGCTGGCCCGTCTAGGAACGCCGGATGCGCATCGCCCTCGCCGCCGACCATGCCGGATTTCAACTGAAGGACGAACTCGCCGCCTGGCTGCGCGAGCAGGGGCATGAGGTCGTCGACCTTGGCACCAATGCGCCCGACAGCGTCGACTATCCCGAATATGGCTCGAAGCTCGCGCGCGCCGTGGCGTCGGGGGAGGCCGAGCGCGGTGTTGCCGTCTGCGGCTCGGGGATCGGCATCTCGATCGCCGTCAATCGCGAGCCCAAATGCCGCTGCGCCCGCGTCGACGACCCGCTGTCGGCCGCGCTCGCCCGTGAGCATAATGACGCCAACGTCCTCGCCCTGGGCGCTCGGCTGGTCGGGCCGGACATGGCCAAGGCCTGCGTCAGCGCGTTCCTCGGCACCGATTTCGCCGGCGGCCGCCATCAGCGGCGCGTCGATCAACTGTCTCACCTTCTGCAGGATTCCGACT
The sequence above is drawn from the Sphingomonas lutea genome and encodes:
- the rpiB gene encoding ribose 5-phosphate isomerase B → MRIALAADHAGFQLKDELAAWLREQGHEVVDLGTNAPDSVDYPEYGSKLARAVASGEAERGVAVCGSGIGISIAVNREPKCRCARVDDPLSAALAREHNDANVLALGARLVGPDMAKACVSAFLGTDFAGGRHQRRVDQLSHLLQDSD
- the hemA gene encoding 5-aminolevulinate synthase; translation: MNYDAIFQSAIDRLHEEGRYRVFIDILRTKGQYPNARCFGGNGPKPITVWCSNDYLGMGQHPDVIAAMEAALHDVGAGSGGTRNIGGNTHFHIQLEAELADLHHKEAALLFTSGYVSNEAALSTLGKLLPGCVIFSDELNHASMIAGIKNSGCEKRVFKHNDLDHLEQLLREEDPETPKLIAFESVYSMDGDIAPIAAICDLADKYNALTYLDEVHAVGMYGARGGGISERDGVAQRVTLIEGTLGKAFGVMGGYVTASRMIIDCIRSYAPGFIFTTSLSPVLVAGALASVRHLKVSAAEREAQQQSAAMLKEKFGEAGLPLMPSVTHIVPLLVGCPVKAKRISDILLAEYGFYVQPINFPTVPRGTERLRFTPGPHHRADMMDSLTAALVEIWSRQEIRLAA